Genomic window (Meiothermus sp. QL-1):
GATGAGGCCGAAGAGCACCATGGCCAGGAAGACCGCGGTGGAGAAGACGAACCGCCGCACGAAGAACTCGATGAGGGGGTTGACAGGCCTTTCCTCCTTCACCGCACCACCTCCACCCTATCCCCGTCGCTCAGGCTGGTGGGCACCGGAAAGATGACCCTGGCCCCCCGTTCCACCCCTTCTACGGCCACCTGGGCCCCGCTGTCGCCCAGGACCCGCACCGGGGTGCGCACGGCCCGGTCTTCCTGCACCACGAAGACGAAGGTGCTGCGCCCCTCGGTGCGGAGCGCCCCAGCGGGGAGCAGCACCCCTTCGGCCAGGTTCAGGTTGTAGCGCACCTGGGCGCTGGCCCCGGGGGGCAGGCTGCCCTCCACCTCTGCCGTGAGCTCCACCAGCCGGTCGGTGCCCGGCACCTTGCTGCTCCTGCTCACCCTGGCAGGGTAGGTCTGCCCGCCGTAGCCCAGGCTCAGCGTGGTGCCGATGGGGAGGGCCGCGGCCTCCTCGGGGGGCAGGCGGAAGCTGGCCTCGAGCCGGCTGGTGTCGGCCAGGCGGAAGACCCGCTGCCCGGCGGCCACGAACTCCCCGGGGTTCACGAACACCTCGGCCACCACCCCGGCGAAAGGCGCCCTGACCTCGGTGTCGCTGAGGGCCCGGCGGGCCTGGGCAAGCTGGTTCTCGGCCTGGCGCACCTGCAGGCGCAAAAGCGCCAGGTCTTCCTGGGAGGCCCGCTGGGCGCGGGCCAGGTTTTCACGGGCGTTGTCGGCCGCGGCCTTGGCCTGGTTGTAGGCGGCCTCGAGGCCCACCAGCTCCACCTGGGCCAGGGCCCCCGCTTGGTAGAGCTGCTGCCCCTCCTGGTAGCGCCGCTCGGCGGCCCGCAGGTTGGCCAGGGCCGACTCCAGACTGGCCTGCAGGGGGGCCAGCGAGGCGGCGGTGGAGCGTTCAGCCCGGGCCAGGTTGATCCGGGCCTGCTCCAGCGCCAGCTCGGCGTTGGTGAGGGCAGTCTGGGCGTTGACCGGGTCGAGCCGGAGCACCACCTGGCCGGCCCCCACCCGGCTGCCTTCCCGCACCAGGACCGCCAGCACCTTGCCGCTGGCGGTGGCCCCCACCTGGCTCTCGCGGATGGGGGCCAGGGTGGCCCCGGTGGTGCGGCTTATGGAGAGGCGCCCGACCTGGGCCTCCACCACCCGTACCCGCACGTTGTTCTCCCTTGGGGCGGAGGTTTCCTGGGCCGGGCGGCGAGGGCCGCAACCCGCCAGAAAGGCCAGCAGGGCCAGCGCCATCACCAAAGGTGCCATCCCTCGCATCAGCGCTCCCCCGCCAGCAGGCTGTAGTAGGCCCGCCAGTAGCTGCCCAGGGCCTGCTGGGCCGCCAGCTCGGCCTGCAGGTAGCTGAGCTCGGCCTGCAGGTAGGCGAGCTGGCTGATGAGCCCCGCATCCAGCCGCTTCTTCTCGTTGGCCAGGGTTTCGCGGGCGTTGGCCAAAGCGGCCTGCTGCACGCTCAGGGCCCGCGCGGCGGCCTCCAGGTTTTGGTATAGCGAGTCGTACTGCAGGCCCAGCCCCCGCTCCACCTCGCGGGCCCCCGCGGCGGCCTGCTCGGCCCGGGCCTGGGCGGCCTCGATCTCGGCCCGGGCCGCGTAGCTCGGGTCTAGCAGCTCCACCTGGAGCCGGGCCAGCTCCACCCGCTGGCGGGCCTGGAGCATGTCGGGGTTCTTGCTGAGGAGCGTTTGGCTCAGGCTGGCTGCGGGCAGGGCCGGGGGGTTGGGCAGAGGGGCCAGGCCGGCGAAGTTGCCCACCAGGCTGCGCAGGCTGCTCTGGGCCAGGGCTAGGCCGTTCTCGGCCCGGCTCAGGTTGCTTTTAGCCTCGTCCAGACGGTTTTGGGCGTTGCGCACGTCCAAAGCGGTGCCGGAGCCGTTGCGCTGGCGGATCTGGGCCACCTCGAGGCCCCGGCTGGCGATTTCCACCGCCTTCTGGGCCAGGCGCACCTGGAGCTGGGCCTCCAGCACCTGGGTGTAGGCCCCCACGATGCTGCTTTGGGCCTGGGCCAGGGCCCGCTCGTAGCTGGCCTGGGCCAGGGCCAGCCGCTGCTCAGCCTGCACCCGGGCTGGCCGGGTCAGGAGGGGGTCGGCCAGGATGCGCTGAAGGTTGGCGCGGGCGTCGTCCAGCTCTACCTGGGCAGCCCGCACCGGGGCTTGATCGGTGGCCTTGGCCAGGGCCCCTTCCAGGGTCAGGTTTTGGCCTAGGGCAAGAGGGGTCAGCAGGGCAAGGAGGGCTAGAACGGCTGGCTTCATGGCTTTACCTCACGGATGGGCAGGGCGTAAAAACGGTAAAGGTCCAGGATGCGCTGGATGCGGGTGAACTGGGCTTGCTCCACCCCCAGCCGGGCCTGGGCCAGGCTGAGCTCGGCCTGCAGGGTGCTCAGGGGGCTGGCAAGCCCCAGGCGCTCGCGCTCCTTGGCCTCGGTCAGGGCTTTTTCCGCGTCTTTTAGGGCGGATTGGGCGTTGGAGAGGTTCTGTTCGGCTGCTTCCACCCCGCTTTTGAGCAGCTCGAGCTGGAGCCTGCTGTTGCGCCGGGCAGCCTCCAGGGCCTGCTGGGCGGCCTCCACCTGCTTTTGTGCCGCCTCCAGGGCCTCTAGGACCCCGAAGGAGAGGTTGGCCGAAAGGCCGATTTGCAGGACGCCGTTGATGCGGTCCTGGGGGGGGGTGCGCCCCTGGGACTGGTAGGTGTAGCCCAGGCTGGGTTGCAGGGTGCGGGAGTTGAGCGAAAGCGTCCAGGCCTCGTTGCTGGAAGTGTTGCGGGTGTAGCTGCCCTGCAGCACGGGCAGCACGCTGCGCAAGGCCCGGTCGTAGGCGATCTGGGCGTTTTGGAGCTGCAGCTCGGCCTGGCGCACCGAGGGTGGGGTGGCCTCGGGGGGTGGGTCCAGGGGGGGTGGGGCGGCCTGTTCGCTGCCTATCAGGTCGGCCAGGCTTTTTCGGGCCAGGCCCAGGTTGCGCTCGGCCTCGGCCTGCTGCAAAACGGCCTGCCGCAGGCTGGCCTCGGCCTGGCGCAGCTCGCCGGAGGCGGCACCCCCCCGCTCGGCCCGCAGCCGGGTGGCTTCCAGACCGGCCTGGGCCAGCCGGACCGCCAGCCGGGCCACCTCCAGCCCCCCCTCGGCCAGCCGCACCCGGTAGGCAGCCTCCACCGCCTGGGCCTGGAGCTGGGCACGGGCCTGCTGCAAGCCCAGCTCGGCCTGGGCCACCCCTATGGCGGCCTGGTTTACCGCATCGGCCACGTCCCCAAAGGGAAAAGGGGTGAGGGTGAGCCCCAGGCTCACCTGCTGGGCCTCGGTGGGCAGGTTGGCGCACTGGGGGTTCAGGGGGTTGGGGCAGACCGGGGGGCCGGGTGGGGGGGCGACGTCGAAGAAGGAGAAGCCCCCCTGGGCTTGGAAGCTCAGGGGGCTCTGGGTGGCCCTGAGCTGGGCTCGAGCCGCTTCCAGGGCCAGCTTGGCCTGCAGGAGGGAGGGGTGGTTTTCCAGCGGGGCAAAGAGGTCCTGGGCCAGCCCCCCGGTTGGGCCCAGTAGTGCGATGGCCAGCAGCAGACCCCTCTTCATGGCATCCCCTTCTCGCTGCGCGGCTCTATCAGTTTGCGGTAGCTCGCTAAGAGCAGCGCCAGCTCCTCGGCGCTCAGGCGGCCAAACCGCTCGCGCGAGACCTCCTTCCACCGCTGGCGCATCTTTTCCAGGAGTTCCTCCCCCTCCTGGGTGAGCAGGATCCGCACCTTGCGCTTGTTCTCGGGGTCGAGCTCGCGCCGCAGCAGGCCCCGTTCCTCCAGGCCGGCCAGGAGCTGGGAGATGCCCGGGGGCGAGGCGTCCATGATAAAGGCCAGGGCCGAGGGCTGGTCCATTCCTCCCGCGATGCACATGAGGGCGAAGGCCTGCATGGGGGAGAGCCCCAGGCCCTCGAAGGCCCGCTGCTGGTCGAGGCGCATCTGCCAGACCAGATGGGAGGAGAGGTGCCACATCTCGTCCATAATTTCGTCCAATGTAAACTTCATACCCATGAAATGTTATGGGGGACGAGGTGGGTCAATAGCAGGCTTCGCTACAGTTTTCACGAGAACTCGAGCGTGTCAGGGCGTGGTAAGCTACTGCCAAGATGGGGGAGAAAACCTTCGAGGAGCGGGAGCTGATCCTGGAGCTTTTTCCCGGCACTTCCCCGGAGCTGCTGCCTCCGGGGGAGATGCTTTATTACCGCGACGAGGAAGGGCGGGTGCACATCCGGGAAGAGCCCCATCATCTGGTGCTGGAGCCGCTGGAGGCCCTGCAGGGCACCACCCCCATCGTCTGTGAGGCTTGCCTGCGCCACATCTCCCGCGCCAGCGCCCAGTTTTTTCGCTTCGGTGTGGGGCAAAGCGGGCGGCACTTCCGCTACGTGGCCCTCTGCCGGGATACCGAAAGCTGCTCCGGCGTGGCCCGGCCCGGACGTTTGAGGGAGATTTTGCTTAGGGGTATACTACCCTGAGCGTTGCGTGGGCTAGGCCAGGCTCGGCGGGTAGAAGGCCGGGCCTTTCCTTCGGGGCCCGGGGGCTCTCACGCAAATCTCAGTTGCAGAGCGCATATCTATCGCCAGAAGACCTCAGGAGGCTGGATGGCACGGGAAGTCAAACTGACCAAGTCGGGGTACGAGCGATTGGTGGCCGAGCTCGAGCAGGAGCGCGCCCGCCTGCAGGAGGCCACCCGCATATTGCAGGAGCTGATGGAGTCTTCCGACGACTACGATGACTCCGGCCTGGAGGATGCCAAGCGGGAAAAAGCCCGGATAGAAGCCCGCATCGAGTCCCTCACCGACACCCTGTCCCGGGCCGAGATTATAGAAGAAGAAGGGCAGGAGGTGAGCGTGGTGAGCCTGGGGGCCATCGTGCACCTCCGCTCCAAGGAGGGGGAAGAGATGGAGGTGCAGGTGGTCTCGCCGGCCGAGGCCAGCGTGCTGGAGCGCCCCATGAAGATCTCCGACGAGAGCCCCCTGGGCCGGGCCCTCCTGGGCCAGCGGGTGGGGGCTAAGGTGATGCTCGATACCCCCAAGGGCAGGCGGGAGTTCAAGATTGTCTCCATTCAGCACTAGCGAGGGGGGCACTGGAACAGGGGGGGCTGGGGTGCGGTGAGGGCCACCTCGAGCCGGTAAGCATCCGGCCTTTCTAGCGCTCGCAGGTACAGCCCCACCCCCTCCGAACCCCGCTGCATGCGCAGTACCCAGTACGCTTCCCCTAGAAGGAGGTTGTATCTTTCACAGCGAAAGACGAAGCCCCGGGCCTGGAGCTGCCCCTGCAGGAGTTCGCCAAGCCGCCTGATTTCCGCTACGCTCCGGGGCCGGTAGCCGCTTTGGGGCTCGAAGTAGAACTCGGTGATCTCCACAGGGCCCTCTTCCAGCCGGGCTATGAGCTTGGCTTCCGGTAGCACCAGACCGTAGCGCTGGGAGACTGGGAGGGTGTCGGCTCCGAGAAAGACGGGTGCGCAGCCTGCGAGCAACAGGAAAAGCCACCGCATGGGTTACCTCCGCTTGAATTGAGCTTACTACAGGCCAGGAGGCTTTGGTAAGGTCGTATAATCGAGCAGTTTTGGTTATGCCCGAGCACAGCGAACAGACCCGACAGCGCCTGGCTAACCTCGAGGCCCTGGTCGAGGCCGGTTTTGAGCGCTTCCCCTACCGCTTCCCCAAGACCCACGAGGCCGCCGAAATCCTGAGCGCCCACGCCGGGGCGGCCCCCCAGGAGGAGTGGCCCCACGAGGAGGTGCGGCTGGCCGGCCGCCTGATGACCTTCCGCCACATGGGCAAGGCCAGCTTTGCCCACCTGCAGGACCAAAGCGGCCGGATCCAGCTTTACTTGGCCCGGGACGTCACCGAGCGCTACGAGCTTATAAAGAAGCTGGACATCGGCGATATCATCGGGGTCGAGGGGACGGTTTTCACCACCAAGACCGGGGAGATTACCGTCAAGGTGCGCCGCTACACCCCGCTGGTCAAGGCCCTCCACCCCCTGCCCGACAAGTGGCATGGCCTGCGCGACGTGGAGACCCGCTACCGCCAGCGCTACCTTGACCTCATCCAGAACCCTGAGGTGCGGGAGGTCTTCCGCACCCGAAGCCGGATGGTGCGCTATATCCGCGACTTCTTCGAAGCGCGGGGCTTTTTGGAGGTGGAGGGGCCCACCCTCCAGGTGGTGGCCGGGGGCACCGAGGCCCGGCCCTTCAAGACCTACCACCACGCCCTGGGCCACGAGTTCAACCTGCGGATTGCCCTGGAGCTTCACCTCAAGCGCCTGCTGGTGGGCGGTTTTGAGAAGGTTTTTGAGATTGGGCGCAACTACCGCAACGAGGGCATCTCACCCAAGCACAACCCCGAGTTCACCATGCTCGAGGCCTACTGGGCCTATGCCGACTACCAGGACATGATGGCCCTGGTAGAGGACCTGCTTTCGGGGCTGGTGCAGCACCTCTTTGGCACCACCCAGATTCGCTACCGCGAGCACACCCTCGACTTCGCCAGGCCCTTTCACCGGCTGGACTATGTGACCGTGCTCAAGGAAAAGGCCGGGCTCGAGTTCGACCCCACCGACCTCGAGCGGCTTCGGGCCTGGGCCGACGAGAGGCACCCTGAGCTGCGGGCCGTGCCCAGCTATAAGCTCCTGGACAAGCTCTTCGGTCACTACGTGGAGCCCCACCTGATTCAGCCTACCTTCGTGCTGGACGTTCCGCTGGTCATAAGCCCCCTGGTCAAGCGTCACCGCGACCCTGCCAAGCCCAACCTCACCGAACGGGCCGATCTGTTCGCGGCAGGTTTGGAGCTCGCCCCCATCTATTCCGAGCTCAACGATGCCCTCGACCAGCGGGCGCGCTTCGAGGAGCAGGCCCGGCGGCGGGAGGCCGGCGACGAGGAGGAGCCCGAGATCGACGAGGACTTCCTGCTGGCGCTGGAGTACGGGATGCCACCCGCGGCGGGTATGGGCCTGGGCATCGACCGGCTGGCCATGCTGCTTACCAACCAGGAAAGCCTCCGCGATGTGATCCTCTTTCCCCTGCTCAAGCCGCGCAGGGAGGCGGCGTTGCGGGAGGCCGAGGAGGCATAGGGCCCCAGCAGAGGTTGGCCGGGCGGGTGGGCCCGGCCTTCTCTTTTTAGTGGTCTTTACTAAGGTTTGTTTATAGATGAGAGGAGGATGTGCAAATTTGGATGACCCGTAGACGCGGCGGTGCTAAAGTGCTTGCAGCCTATGCGCGAGGAACCTGCCAGCACCAAGGAGGCCAGAACCATGCGCGTCCGGCTTCGCTTTGCGCCTGAGGTACGGGGGCGCTTTCGCGAGCGGATGTACCCCAACCTCCAGATCCTAGGGCAGCTCGAGGGTGGCTACACTCTCGTTGAAATTCAGCTCGACCCCGGCAGCCACACCGATGAATTCCCCCTCGAGCTGCTTTCCTGGGTCTTGAGCTGGGGGAGCCGGGTGGAGGTGCTGGAGCCGCCAAGTCTGCGCCAAAGCTGGCTGGCCGAGGTGCGGGCGGTGCTCGAGCGCTACGGGAACACCAGCTCTTTCCCCAGTCCCTTCGTGTTCTGGGGCCACTCCCACCCCGATCCCTCTAGCTGGCAGCCCCTGCGGGCCCACCTGGAGGCCGTAGCCCGGTTGGCAGCCTCGAAGGCCCAGCCCTTCGGCGAGGAGGAGAACGGTTGGTTGGCCGGGCTCCTGCACGACTTGGGCAAGTATGGCGACCGCTTCCAGCTTCGGTTGGAGGGGAAGATAGGCGGCCTCGACCATTGGTCGGCTGGGGCCCACCTGGCCCTCTTCGAGTACCGCCAGCCGGCGGTGGCCCTGGCCATCCAGGGGCACCACATCGGCCTGCAAAGCGGTTCCCGAGAGGCCCTTAAGGGTATGCGCTTGCGCTCCGATGGGCGGGGTTTTCCCCCGAATTTGAAGCTCAGCGAGGTGAACCTGGAGCTGCTCAAGCGCCGTTTGGAGGAGGATGGCCTGAAGCTGCCACCCCCCAGCACGGCCCTGGTGGAGCAGATCAGCAGCGCGGCAGCCATGCTGGACACCCGGATGCTCTTCTCAGCCCTGGTGGACGCCGATTTTGTGGATACCGAAGCCCATCTGCGCGGTGAGGGCTACCGTCCTACCCCCCCGCCCTTGCAGGTGGGGCAGGCCCTGGCCCGCCTGGAGAGCTATCTGGACGAACTGGGTCGAGACGAGCGCATCCCCCCCAAGATCCGCGCCCTACGCAAGGCCCTCTCCGATGCGGCAGCGGAAGCGGCCCGGGATGCTGGGCGCCTTTTTACCCTCACTGCCCCCACCGGTCTGGGCAAAACCCTCGCCATGCTGCGCTTTGCCTTGCGCCGAGCCCTGCGCGATCCCCGCATAAGGCGTATCGTGGTGGTGCTGCCCTACCTTTCCATCCTCGACCAGACTGCCCAGATTTACCGCGAGCTTTTCCGGGATTTCGGTGCCCACTACATCCTGGAGGACCACAGCCTGGCCTACCGCTCCTCGGGCGAGGCATTTTCCGACGAGCAGGACTGGAACGAGCGCGAGCGCCGCCTCCTCACCGAGAACTGGGAGGCCCCCATCGTCCTCACCACCCACGTGCAGCTTCTGGAGAGCCTGCACAGCAACCGGCCCGGCGCCTGTCGCAAGCTCCACAACCTGGCGGGGAGCGTGCTCCTGTTTGACGAAGTGCAGACCCTTCCCGCCCATCTAGCGGTGCCCACCCTGAAGACCCTCTCCCGCCTGGCCAGCGACAAATATGGCTCGGTGGTGGTCTTTGCTACCGCCACCCAGCCCGCTTTCGATATGCTGGACGAACAGGTGCGGCAGGGCGAGCCCCAGGGGTGGTGGCCCGTGGAGATTGCTCCGGCCCCCGAGGTGCTGTTCCAGCAGAGCCGGCGGGTGGAGGTGGACTGGTGGCTCAAAAGCCCTACCCCCCTCTCCCACCTGGTGGCCCTGCTGGCCGCTGAGCCCCAGGTGCTGGTGGTGCTGAACCTCAAGCGGCAGGCCCACGCCCTGTTTCGGCTGGCGGAAGAGCGGGGCCTGGAAGGGCTTTTCCACCTCTCCACCGCCCTTTGCCCGGCCCACCGCCTGAAGGTGTTGGAGGAGATTCAGGCTGCCCTGGAAGCAGGAAAGCCCTGCCGCCTGGTTTCCACCCAGGTGGTGGAGGCGGGGGTGGACCTGGATTTCCCCATCGGGTATCGGGCCTTGGGGCCCCTGGAGGCCATTGCCCAGACCGCCGGCCGGGTCAACCGCCACGGGCGGCGTAAGGAGGGACGGCTGGTGGTCTTCCTGCCCGAGGACGAGGGGTACCCAGACCCAGCCTACGCCCGGGCGGCCGCCCTCACCCGGGTCCTGCAGGCCGAAGGGGGGCTGGACCTGGGCCCCGCCGCCTTCCGGCGCTACTACCAAAGCCTCTACCGGCTGCAGGACGTGAGCGATGAGGAGATAGAAAACCTCATCTTGACCCAGAACTACGCCGAGCTGGCCCGGCGCTACCGCATCATCGAGAGCCCCACGGTGAACGTGGTGGTGCCCTACAACGAAGAGGCCCGTGCCCTGATGCAGGAAGCTCGCCATCACGGCATCAACGCCCAGTGGGTCCGCCGGGCCCGGACCTACGCGGTGCCCTACTTCCTGCCCAGGAGCGGACCCCCTCCTTTTTTGGAGACCCTCTTCCTGCGTCGGGGCCGTGCCCAGGTGCCCGACTGGTTCCTCTGTCCCGACCCAGGTCAGTACCATCCCCGCCTGGGCTTCATGCCGGAGGAGGGCCTAGGCCTGGTGGTTTGAACTAAGGAGGTTGTAAACAAATGCAAAGTTTTACCCTGGAAGTCTGGGGGGACCTGGCCTGCTTCACCCGGCCCGAGCTCAAGGTGGAGCGCTTCAGCTACCCCATCATCACCCCCAGCGCCGCCCGGGGCATCTTTGACGCCATCTACCTGGAGTTTGACCCCGCCACAAGGACCCCTCGCATGTACTGGCAGGTGGAGCGCATTGAGGTGCTGAACCCCGTGCGCTACATCGCCCTCATGCGCAACGAGGTGAAGGAAAAGGCCAGCCTGAGGAAGGTCCAGGAGTGGATGAAAGACCCCAGTTCCTTTGAGCCCCTCTATGCCGACGCCACCCGGGAGGACACGGGCCAGGACACCAGGGGGCGCACCCAGCGCCAGACCATGGCCCTAAAGGACGTGCGCTACCGCCTCACCGCCCATGCGGTGCTTTACCAAGAGGACCACGCCCTGCGCCGCAAGGTGGAGGAGAGCTTCCTCCGCCGGGCCCGGGCCGGCCAGTGCATCTACCAACCCTACCTGGGCTGCCGGGAGTTTGCCGCCTACTTCCGCCTGGTGGAGCCGGGGGAGGCCTCGGCCCCCGTGCCCTACAGCGAAAAGATGGGCTGGATGCTCTACGATGTGTTTGACCTCTCCCGCCCCGGCCGGCCCCTGCGTCCGGATAGGGGAGAGCGGCCCAGGATCAGCCTCTTTGAAGCGGAGGTGGTCAATGGGGTCCTCGAGGTGCCCCCCTACGGGAGCCACCGGGTGAGAAAGGGGGAGGTCTGATGCTGGCCCAGTTGGTGGAGTACACCCGGCGCAAGGGCCTGGCCAGTGAGACCGGCTTCACCACCAAGGAGGTCCGCTGGCTGGTGGGGGTGAGCCCCGAGGGGAGGTTTACCGGGCTCGTCCCCCTGGGCCAGGCGAAGCCCGCCCCCGACCTCTCCCAGCCCGAGATGATGGCCCTGCCCGGCTATCTGCGGACCCAGGGGCACCAGGTGGAGCAGGCCGCCCACTTCCTGGCCGATACCTGCGCGGTGGTGTTCGGCCTTACTGAGAAGGACGAGCAGGGCAATCCCAAAAAGCCCGAGGAGCACGCCAAGAACCTGGAGAAGCAGAAGACCTTCCGGCTCCTCCTCGGGCTGGCCGCCCAGGGGGTGCCCCTGCTGGTGCCCATCCAGAAGATGCTCTCTGACCGGGAGGAAATGGGACGGGTCTTGGGGGCCCTCGAGGCCCAGGCCCAGAAGAAGGGGAAGGAGCGGCTCAGGCCCACGGACAAGGTCTCCTTCCTGGTGGGCGGGGAGTGCGTGCTGGACCGCCCCGACTGGCACGGCTGGTGGCGGGGTTTCCGGGCCCGGGCCTTTCCTGCCGCGGGCAGCAGGGGCCAGATGCGTTCTTTTGCCAGCGGGGAGCTGGTCCAGCCTGCCAACACCCACCCCAAGGTCACCAAGCTGGGAGGCAGCGCCTTCGGCCACGCCCTGGTCACCTACGACAAGGAGGCCTTTGAGTCCTATGGCCTCTCCCAGGGGGAGAACGCTGCGGTGGAGGAACCCCTGGCCACCGCCTACCGGGACGGCCTGGACCACCTCCTGCAGCGGGCAGAGACCCTGGGGGAGATGAAGGTGGTGGTCTGGTACGACCGGGATATCCCCGAGGAGGACGACCTCTTCCGCGACCTCTTTGCCCCCATGGGCGCCGAGGCCCAGGAGGCCCAGGCCCTGGAGCGGGCCCGCAGGGTGCTGAAGGCCCTGAAGACGGGGGAGGCCCCGCCCGAGGTGCGCCAGAGCCGCTTTTTTGCCCTGGCCCTGAGCCCCGCCTCGGGACGAGTGATGGTGCGGGACTGGCAGATGGGGGCCCTCGAGGACTTCATCCAGGCGGTGCAGGCCTGGTTTGAGCACCTCTCCATCGTGCGCCGGGGCGGGGACGGGCCCGCCAGGCTGCCAGGCCTCCAGCGCCTCTTCCTGAGCCTGCAGCGGCCCAGGTCCCCCGACCAGGCCTTGGACGACTACATAAAGCCCATCAAAACCCTCCAGGTCCCCCTCTGGCGGGCGGCCCTGAACCCCAGCCAGCCCATCCCCTACGGGGCCCTGGCCCGGATCATGGAGTCCCACACCGCGGAGGTGATGAGCGGGGCTTTCCTCGAGGCCCTCAAGACCCCCAAGCCGGACGCCGAGGCCCTGGGGCGCATCTACGCCCGCATGGGGCTTCTGAAGGCGTACCACATCCGCAAAGGGAGGAGGATAGGAATGGCCTTAGACCCCAACCACCCCAGCCCGGCCTACCACTGCGGCCGCCTCATGTGCCTCCTGGCCCAGATCCAGGAGGCCTCTGCAGGCGCGGAGGTCAACGCCGGCGTGGTGCAGCGCTACTACGGCGCCGCCAGCAGCACCCCTGCCCTGGTGCTGGGCCGCCTCACCCGGCTTTCCCAGCACCACCTGGCCAAGCTGGCCAAGGACGCCCCGGGCCTGGCCTACTGGTTCAACACCCAGCTGGCCCAGGTCTGGAGCGCCCTGGGCCCCACCCTGCCCCGCACCCTGAACCTGGAGGAGCAGAGCCTCTTTGCCCTGGGCTTCTACCACCAGCTGGCCCAAAGCCGGATGAAGGGGGAGGGCTCCCAGACCCCCTTGGAGTAGAGGAGGTGAGGTATGTCCCGGCCCATCCAGAACCGCTACGAGTTCCTTCTGTTTTTTGACGTACAGGACGGCAACCCAAACGGTGACCCCGATTCGGGCAACGCCCCCCGGGTGGACCCCGAGGACGGCCACGGCCTGGTGAGCGATGTGGCCCTGAAGCGCCGCGTCCGCAACTACGTCCAGGTGGCCCGCCAGGGGGTGCCGGGTTTTGCCATCTTCGTCCAGCACGGCACTAACCTGAACCGCTTCATCTTTGAGGCCCACGAGAAGACCCCGGGGGGGTACACGGGAACCAAGACCAAGGACAAGGTGGAGGCCGCCCGCCGCTGGATGTGCGAGAACTTCTTTGACGTGCGCACCTTCGGCGCGGTGATGAGCACCGGGCCCAACGCTGGGCAGGTGCGGGGGCCGGTGCAGATCACCTTTGCCCGGAGCCTCCACCCCATCTTCCCTGCGGAGGTGAGCGTCACCCGGGGGGCCGTGGCCGAGGACGTGAAGAACGCCAAGACCCTGGAGGACTACCTGCGCTGGGAGAGGGAACAGCCCGAGGACGAGCTCCGCACTATGGGGCGCAAGAGCCTTGTCCCCTACGGGCTTTACGTGGCCAGGGGCTTCGTGAGCGCCCACCTGGCCCAGGGCACCGGCTTCAGCCAGGAGGACCTGAAGCTCCTTGTGGAGGCCCTCCTCAACATGTTTGAGCACGACCGCAGCGCCAGCAAGGGGCACATGGCCACGCGGCGGTTCTACCTCTTCCAGCACGTGGGCACCAACCCCAACAACCCGGAGAACCAGCGCCAGGCCATGCTGGGCTGCGCCCCGGCCCACCGCCTGCTGGACCTGGGCCAGGTGGTCTTTGCCCGCCTCCTGGACGAGACCAGGCCTCCCCGCCGCTTTGCCGACTACGCGGTGAAGGCGGACCCCGATAGGCTACCCAGGGGGGTGCGCATGCTGGAGCTGGACCAGTGGGACGAGGAGCGGTTTGACGCCTGGATGGGAGGTGTCCATGCCTAGGA
Coding sequences:
- a CDS encoding efflux RND transporter periplasmic adaptor subunit, whose product is MRGMAPLVMALALLAFLAGCGPRRPAQETSAPRENNVRVRVVEAQVGRLSISRTTGATLAPIRESQVGATASGKVLAVLVREGSRVGAGQVVLRLDPVNAQTALTNAELALEQARINLARAERSTAASLAPLQASLESALANLRAAERRYQEGQQLYQAGALAQVELVGLEAAYNQAKAAADNARENLARAQRASQEDLALLRLQVRQAENQLAQARRALSDTEVRAPFAGVVAEVFVNPGEFVAAGQRVFRLADTSRLEASFRLPPEEAAALPIGTTLSLGYGGQTYPARVSRSSKVPGTDRLVELTAEVEGSLPPGASAQVRYNLNLAEGVLLPAGALRTEGRSTFVFVVQEDRAVRTPVRVLGDSGAQVAVEGVERGARVIFPVPTSLSDGDRVEVVR
- a CDS encoding TolC family protein, coding for MKPAVLALLALLTPLALGQNLTLEGALAKATDQAPVRAAQVELDDARANLQRILADPLLTRPARVQAEQRLALAQASYERALAQAQSSIVGAYTQVLEAQLQVRLAQKAVEIASRGLEVAQIRQRNGSGTALDVRNAQNRLDEAKSNLSRAENGLALAQSSLRSLVGNFAGLAPLPNPPALPAASLSQTLLSKNPDMLQARQRVELARLQVELLDPSYAARAEIEAAQARAEQAAAGAREVERGLGLQYDSLYQNLEAAARALSVQQAALANARETLANEKKRLDAGLISQLAYLQAELSYLQAELAAQQALGSYWRAYYSLLAGER
- a CDS encoding TolC family protein; protein product: MKRGLLLAIALLGPTGGLAQDLFAPLENHPSLLQAKLALEAARAQLRATQSPLSFQAQGGFSFFDVAPPPGPPVCPNPLNPQCANLPTEAQQVSLGLTLTPFPFGDVADAVNQAAIGVAQAELGLQQARAQLQAQAVEAAYRVRLAEGGLEVARLAVRLAQAGLEATRLRAERGGAASGELRQAEASLRQAVLQQAEAERNLGLARKSLADLIGSEQAAPPPLDPPPEATPPSVRQAELQLQNAQIAYDRALRSVLPVLQGSYTRNTSSNEAWTLSLNSRTLQPSLGYTYQSQGRTPPQDRINGVLQIGLSANLSFGVLEALEAAQKQVEAAQQALEAARRNSRLQLELLKSGVEAAEQNLSNAQSALKDAEKALTEAKERERLGLASPLSTLQAELSLAQARLGVEQAQFTRIQRILDLYRFYALPIREVKP
- a CDS encoding MarR family winged helix-turn-helix transcriptional regulator — its product is MKFTLDEIMDEMWHLSSHLVWQMRLDQQRAFEGLGLSPMQAFALMCIAGGMDQPSALAFIMDASPPGISQLLAGLEERGLLRRELDPENKRKVRILLTQEGEELLEKMRQRWKEVSRERFGRLSAEELALLLASYRKLIEPRSEKGMP
- a CDS encoding GreA/GreB family elongation factor gives rise to the protein MAREVKLTKSGYERLVAELEQERARLQEATRILQELMESSDDYDDSGLEDAKREKARIEARIESLTDTLSRAEIIEEEGQEVSVVSLGAIVHLRSKEGEEMEVQVVSPAEASVLERPMKISDESPLGRALLGQRVGAKVMLDTPKGRREFKIVSIQH
- the lysS gene encoding lysine--tRNA ligase, which translates into the protein MPEHSEQTRQRLANLEALVEAGFERFPYRFPKTHEAAEILSAHAGAAPQEEWPHEEVRLAGRLMTFRHMGKASFAHLQDQSGRIQLYLARDVTERYELIKKLDIGDIIGVEGTVFTTKTGEITVKVRRYTPLVKALHPLPDKWHGLRDVETRYRQRYLDLIQNPEVREVFRTRSRMVRYIRDFFEARGFLEVEGPTLQVVAGGTEARPFKTYHHALGHEFNLRIALELHLKRLLVGGFEKVFEIGRNYRNEGISPKHNPEFTMLEAYWAYADYQDMMALVEDLLSGLVQHLFGTTQIRYREHTLDFARPFHRLDYVTVLKEKAGLEFDPTDLERLRAWADERHPELRAVPSYKLLDKLFGHYVEPHLIQPTFVLDVPLVISPLVKRHRDPAKPNLTERADLFAAGLELAPIYSELNDALDQRARFEEQARRREAGDEEEPEIDEDFLLALEYGMPPAAGMGLGIDRLAMLLTNQESLRDVILFPLLKPRREAALREAEEA